The following proteins come from a genomic window of Cyanobacteriota bacterium:
- a CDS encoding ATP-binding protein, which produces MELNLAQFSKACRPYEPLDVSKADQRPYYIDLSSVRGNKILEALRRPIVRLYTDEPTCQLFTGHIGCGKSTELLYLKALLEKDDFHVVYMESRRHVELEDADISDILLAIAGQVSASLEASGINIKPSYLMRLIQEVVEILKAPVEIETNAKFSFLIAEITTTTKSSPQVRPRFREHVEPRTKLILDSINNELLTPAIAQLKAKGKQGLVAIVDDLDRIENRLHPTGQLRPEYLFVTRADQLSRLKCHVIYTIPLILTFSNYIETIRNRFGQPQILPMVPVTLRNGSLCEPGIALLRQMVLSRAFPQKHPVNRMDLVTEVFDSAETLDRLCCVSGGHARNLMILLYECLRRSDPPFARSQLESVIQSYRNTLTTSITTDEWALLRRVAQDKSLAGEQEYETALKSLYVFEYQYQGDRWYDVNPVLQEAPQFQQP; this is translated from the coding sequence ATGGAACTTAACCTTGCCCAATTCAGCAAAGCCTGCCGTCCCTATGAGCCGTTGGATGTCAGCAAAGCCGACCAGCGTCCCTATTACATTGATTTGTCCTCTGTCCGGGGTAACAAGATTCTGGAGGCACTGCGACGACCGATCGTTCGGCTATATACCGATGAACCAACCTGCCAACTATTCACCGGACACATTGGCTGCGGTAAATCTACGGAATTGTTGTACTTAAAAGCACTACTAGAAAAGGATGACTTCCATGTGGTGTATATGGAAAGTCGGCGGCATGTGGAGCTAGAGGATGCAGATATCAGTGATATTTTACTAGCGATCGCAGGGCAGGTCAGTGCCAGCTTAGAGGCCAGCGGTATCAACATTAAGCCTTCCTACCTGATGCGACTAATCCAGGAAGTGGTAGAGATTCTGAAAGCACCTGTTGAGATTGAAACCAATGCTAAGTTTTCATTCCTGATTGCTGAAATTACCACCACGACCAAAAGCAGCCCGCAAGTGCGGCCTCGGTTTCGAGAGCATGTAGAACCTCGCACAAAACTGATTCTAGACTCGATTAACAATGAACTGCTGACTCCGGCGATCGCCCAACTAAAGGCTAAGGGCAAACAGGGCTTGGTGGCCATTGTCGATGACCTCGATCGCATTGAAAATCGCCTCCACCCCACAGGTCAACTGCGTCCTGAATACCTGTTTGTTACCCGTGCTGATCAACTGAGTCGCCTCAAGTGCCATGTAATCTATACAATTCCTTTGATACTCACCTTTTCCAATTACATCGAAACTATTCGCAACCGTTTTGGGCAGCCTCAAATCTTGCCAATGGTGCCTGTCACACTGCGGAATGGAAGTCTCTGTGAACCGGGAATAGCGCTATTGCGACAGATGGTCTTGAGTCGAGCTTTTCCCCAAAAGCACCCTGTCAACCGGATGGATTTGGTAACCGAGGTGTTTGACAGCGCAGAAACCCTGGATCGGCTGTGTTGTGTCAGTGGGGGACACGCCCGCAACTTGATGATTTTGCTGTATGAGTGCCTGCGTCGCAGTGATCCGCCCTTTGCCCGATCGCAGTTGGAATCGGTAATCCAGTCCTATCGGAATACCCTGACTACCTCTATTACTACCGATGAGTGGGCATTGCTGCGGCGAGTTGCTCAAGATAAGTCCCTGGCGGGTGAACAGGAGTATGAAACCGCTCTCAAAAGTTTGTATGTATTTGAGTATCAGTATCAGGGCGATCGTTGGTATGACGTGAATCCTGTCTTGCAGGAAGCTCCCCAATTTCAGCAACCATGA